From the Daucus carota subsp. sativus chromosome 8, DH1 v3.0, whole genome shotgun sequence genome, one window contains:
- the LOC108198979 gene encoding putative disease resistance RPP13-like protein 3 yields MVDALVSFAIENLGDFLVHQVNLRIEVRDDIRWLKDELGLLQASVRRAESRQEEDEIRLWISTVREVADEAVDILKRFQDGQASLEQGQGHMDRFLNCICICKKEAQLYDIGNNIESLKKKIGVIKERRLEYGIDNILAGPDVKQKERTLIRASAIDNKVDVVGFEEDIDKLMTELNNEDPPLKIISIHGMGGSGKTSLALKLYNSNKLRHFGTRAKVCVSNEYTIKDVLKRIIKSFKGPQHEQYISNMDERDLLQYLPQLLQNDGCYLVLIDDIWDIKAWNQIKIAFPNLDNGSRIMITTRNKKVAETVDKNALAYQLRFLREEESWELFCKTAEPTQNLENLGREMVGRCGGLPLAIVILGGLLFHDKSYDYWSKVTQHIWRNLRDDSVDIVEILSLSYKDLSPQMKDCFLYLARFPEDNIIRVERLKHLWIAEEFISEDEEDGVLMEDLAEDCLNELINRNLIQIECLQLNGKVGTCRVHDLVRELAIKKAKEQKLLVIFDSSKDQPNLIHLLEGQRRHAIYNGFGEYFKLLEQRTFDALYLHSLLLEGYNVKAELKQMKLTYTRFKNLKVLDMSSVESERIPEEIGDLVLLKFLGLNGCYNKTAVMPASIGKLKKLQSLWGVLGRSYTVPREIWELPELRHMYNIFIKISGRLNIGSHQTKLHSLYGIELEEWVKIDTANFTNLRTLSIQNNLVVKKDKGGGGGYSLESIANLTNLQTFRLWLSTDAVIPTMKSLSSMNRLKSIELWGVIEDPSELRFLPDSVTDLTLYGSGLTEDPMPSLGNLPNLTALQLDIGVYEGNKMVCSKNAFPSLQILRLENLPNLKELQVEEGALPCLKSFQAVECEELKKIPVQLERFLTWAKARI; encoded by the coding sequence ATGGTTGATGCTTTAGTATCTTTTGCAATCGAAAACCTTGGTGATTTTCTTGTGCACCAAGTTAACCTACGAATAGAAGTTAGAGATGATATAAGATGGCTCAAAGATGAATTAGGCCTCCTCCAGGCTTCTGTAAGACGTGCAGAAtcaaggcaagaagaagatgaaatCCGTCTATGGATAAGCACTGTCAGAGAGGTTGCCGATGAAGCTGTGGATATCTTGAAGAGGTTTCAGGATGGACAAGCCAGTCTGGAACAAGGTCAAGGTCATATGGATAGATTTCTCAACTGTATTTGCATCTGCAAGAAAGAAGCTCAGCTTTATGACATTGGCAACAATATCGAGTCACTCAAGAAAAAGATCGGTGTGATCAAGGAGAGGCGCCTCGAGTATGGCATCGACAATATTTTAGCCGGTCCAGATGTGAAACAAAAAGAGAGAACCTTGATAAGAGCAAGCGCCATTGATAACAAGGTGGATGTGGTTGGCTTCGAGGAGGATATTGACAAGTTGATGACAGAACTTAATAACGAGGATCCGCCCCTTAAAATTATTTCCATTCACGGAATGGGGGGATCGGGCAAGACTTCACTTGCCCTCAAGTTGTACAACTCTAACAAGTTGAGACATTTTGGCACCCGTGCTAAAGTTTGTGTCTCCAACGAATATACTATCAAAGATGTCCTTAAGAGGATAATAAAGTCTTTCAAGGGACCTCAGCACGAACAATATATCTCAAACATGGATGAGCGTGACTTGCTGCAATACCTACCACAGTTACTCCAGAATGACGGTTGCTATTTGGTACttattgatgatatatgggATATAAAAGCTTGGAACCAGATCAAGATCGCATTTCCAAACCTGGACAACGGTAGTCGGATCATGATAACTACAAGGAACAAGAAAGTCGCAGAGACTGTGGATAAGAATGCTTTAGCCTATCAACTTCGTTTTTTGAGGGAAGAGGAAAGCTGGGAATTGTTCTGCAAGACAGCGGAACCCACCCAGAATCTGGAGAACTTGGGAAGGGAGATGGTTGGTAGATGTGGAGGTTTACCACTTGCAATTGTGATACTGGGCGGCCTTTTATTTCACGACAAGAGCTATGACTATTGGTCAAAGGTGACGCAGCATATCTGGCGAAACTTGAGGGATGACTCGGTGGATATTGTAGAGATACTAAGCTTGAGTTATAAAGACTTGTCTCCCCAAATGAAAGATTGTTTTCTCTACCTTGCACGATTCCCAGAAGACAATATTATTCGCGTCGAACGTTTGAAGCATTTATGGATTGCAGAGGAATTCATatcagaagatgaagaagatggaGTCCTTATGGAGGATTTGGCCGAGGATTGTCTGAACGAGCTAATTAATCGTAACTTGATTCAGATTGAGTGTTTGCAATTGAATGGGAAAGTTGGCACATGCCGGGTCCATGATCTTGTGCGTGAACTTGCCATAAAAAAGGCGAAGGAGCAGAAGTTGTTGGTTATTTTTGATTCAAGTAAAGACCAACCAAATCTCATCCATTTGTTGGAAGGACAACGACGTCATGCTATTTATAATGGATTTGGTGAGTACTTTAAATTACTTGAGCAGCGTACATTTGATGCTTTATATTTGCATTCCTTACTGCTGGAAGGTTATAATGTTAAAGCAGAATTAAAACAAATGAAGTTGACATACACCAGATTTAAAAATCTCAAAGTGCTAGATATGTCAAGTGTAGAATCAGAGAGGATACCAGAAGAAATAGGGGACTTGGTTCTCTTAAAGTTCTTAGGCTTAAATGGTTGTTACAATAAAACAGCAGTAATGCCAGCAAGTATTGGCAAGCTGAAAAAGTTACAATCTTTATGGGGTGTGCTCGGTAGATCTTACACAGTTCCCAGAGAGATATGGGAGCTGCCTGAGTTGAGgcatatgtataatatattcattaaaattagcGGGAGGTTGAATATAGGTAGTCACCAAACAAAGCTCCATTCTTTATATGGTATAGAGTTGGAGGAATGGGTCAAGATTGATACTGCCAATTTCACTAACCTCCGTACATTATCTATACAAAATAATCTAGTCGTAAAAAAAGATaaaggaggaggaggaggttACTCGCTGGAATCCATAGCTAATTTAACAAATCTCCAAACATTCAGACTTTGGTTGAGTACTGATGCTGTTATTCCAACAATGAAATCACTTTCGTCTATGAATCGTCTCAAGAGCATCGAGTTATGGGGTGTTATAGAAGATCCATCAGAATTACGTTTTCTGCCAGATTCAGTCACAGATTTAACCCTATACGGTAGTGGCTTAACGGAAGATCCAATGCCCAGCTTGGGAAATTTACCGAATCTTACGGCTCTTCAGTTGGATATAGGAGTGTACGAGGGAAATAAAATGGTTTGCAGTAAAAATGCATTTCCGAGTCTTCAAATTTTAAGACTAGAAAATTTACCTAATCTGAAAGAATTGCAAGTCGAGGAAGGAGCACTACCTTGCCTCAAAAGTTTTCAAGCAGTTGAGTGTGAAGAGCTGAAGAAAATTCCTGTCCAACTAGAACGTTTCTTGACTTGGGCCAAAGCCCGAATCTGA